The Rhea pennata isolate bPtePen1 chromosome 5, bPtePen1.pri, whole genome shotgun sequence nucleotide sequence AGGTCTCTTGGAGGTCCCTGAAACATGCTGGGGTGTTGTGGAGGGGCTGCCCCGAAAGCCTTGGTGCTGGCACAACCGGCCCCGGGTGCGAGGCAGCCTGGGGTGACCCCATGGCTCTTACCTTGGCAGACCACACCAACATCCCAGTCATGGGGGCCAATATATGACCCCCATCCCTTGACATCACATTTCCAGATGGCGGACTCGTTCCCATGACAGTCAACCAGAGCCAGATGAATTGGTCCAGACCCTTTCCCAAAGCGGATTGAGCTGTGGGCACTTTTAGCCGAGCCACAGCCCAGCTGCTGACACACCACCTCGGCATCTTCTATGTCCCATGTGTCATCTGCGATTGTCCCCCACTGGCCCTGCAGCTTCACCTCCACTCTGCCTGCGCAGGGACCACCTCCATTCACCAGCTTCAGCTCCACAGCATCTGCACCAAAGGTACGCACAGGGCATGAGGATGCTGTGCTCTGGTCCCACTCCTGTACTTCATCTCTGCCCAGGGAGGCCCTGGGCACAGCCATGACGGCTCCCAACCATGTGCAGCCAAGGGGCTGCACCCCAGCGCGATCACCCGATCCCTCACCTGAACATGTCACACCCACGTCCCGGTCATGGCCGCAGTAGTGCTGACCCCATCCAAAGTGGGGACAGTGTTGGAGCTCAGTCTCGGTGCCACGGCAGAAGAAGGGGTGCAGCCAGATCTGGCCAGCCCCGGGCCCAAACGGGATGTACGGGGAGGCTCTGGCCACAGTGCCACatcccagctgcctgcagaccACGGAGGCCCCTCGGGCATCCCAGTCGAAGTCATAGCTGCACACGGTGCCCCACTGGCCCTCGTGCTTCACCTCTACCCGGCCCGCACAACGGCTGCCTCCACCAACCAGCCGCAACTCCCCGGTGCCTGTGGGTGCCCATATGGGACCGTAAAGGAGGATGTGGAGCCCCAGCACGGTGCCACGGATGTCTGGCATAGCCTACCCTGCCAGGCTGGCCTGGGGGCTGTGTCCCACGGCTGTCCCCTACCCTGATGACCTCCACTCCCCACTCTGGGCCTGGCCCTTGGCCCTAGTATATGGCTGTGATGGTGGAAAAGCCCTGCGGCACTACAGGATGCAAGCTGCAAAGAAAGGCAGGGCCGTATCCAGCCCCCGAAAGCCTTGTGCCCGATGCAAGGGGACGTGGCAGAGCATGTGTTCTGCCACATGTGGTCAGCATTTGGCCCCACCAGCAAATACCCTGTACCCAGCACAGTCCAGGAACTGCAAGACCCCGAGGGCTACCCAGACAGGGTGtctctgctgctgtccctgggAAGCTTGCCCCAGCAGGTCACGCACAGAGCCTTGGCAGCCACCCCAGCCCCACTGTGGCCTCTCTATCCCAAGGGCTGCCTCCCCCTCTTGGCATGAGGGcaggcagctccagccctggCGAGCCCACAGGCACTcacccctgcagagctgcacgCACAGAAGCAGCCCCAGAGCCTTGTCAAGGAACCGACTGATGTTAGCCATCCCATTGGCCTCCTGCCCCATGGTGCAGCCCCTAGCACTCGCTCACCTCCTGGGCTCCACAGGCCCCCGCTGTAGGGAGGGCAATATATAGACAGAGACGCAGGCCCTGCTGCCAGAGGAGCCAATCAACGTGGCAGACACCTTTTGAGACATTATCAGGAGGGTTATCTCCCATCTGACGGAGCCCCAACCTCCAATAACCTTCTCCATCCCCGTGCATGCCCATATATGCGGCTCGGCTCTGCTTCTGGCATCACGTGCGCTCCACTGATGGGTGGGCTCCCACCTGGCCTTCCCTGTGGGGAGCCTGATGAGCTGAGCAGGGCTCCTTGCCTGGGTGCCTGCAGTGGGTGCAGGGTGTGGGGGCCCTTCCCATGCCTGAGCCTGCATGGCTATGAGTCTGGCACACCGTGCCAGGGAACCTGGCAAGAGCCCTGCTCAGACAGGGACCGTCCTCTGCTGggggcagcatctgctgcagcttccttgctgctgcagggctgatCCTGGCATCAGGTGCCTCAGCCCTCGGCACAggccaagccctggggctgcctcAGGGCTAGAGACCTCAAGGGCAGTACcaagcccagcccagccccaggctTCATGGGACAATTGCAGGAGGGCCTTGGCCCCTTGCAGTGGCCTGCGGGCAGATGGATGTGCTGGCCCAGCTGCCTGCATGtgtgtgccccacagcccgTAAGCCCccacagcagctgtgctggccCCACACAGCACGGAGGCAGGAAGGAGGTGGTTCCCCCGTTGCACATCAGCCCCCGTGAAGAGGCAACTGCGGCAGCCTGAGGGCCGCTCCGTGTCAAGAGTACACGCATCTGCTGGGCCTACTGAACAGCCAGTATCTCACCACCTGCTTCTATTTCTGCTCAGCCAGCTGCATTTCAGACCATGATAACACCAGGCTTTTTTGTAACGGTATCTCTTCTCTGTGACACTACCACAgagacctggaaaaaaaatccagagtgACCCAGGGGCTCTGGAAACAAAGCTGAGGGGCACAGGAGAGCTCTGGCAGCCAGCAAGGCGTAAAGGACAGCCTCCACCAAACACAAGAACAGTCTGTCCCAAGGTTCAGGAGACAATCTCAGGATGGCAGCCTGGCTAAGCTGGCCCGAGCTCCTGTGAAAAGGGGCATGtacaggaggaggaaacaaGGATGAGCTTTGACAACAAGGTCTCCCAGGCTGGTGTGCTTAGGGAAAGGGCTCAGGCAGGAGAGGAACATCCAGTAGTGCATGAGGATCAAGAAAGGGCTGACTTGAGAAATCTCAGTGCTCCCAAAGACCCTGGGACCCAATGAGCTGTAGCCAAGGGTGCTAAGGGAGCTGACTGctgtccctgcagagctgccctccctCATCTCTGAGTGGTCATGGAGATGGAAAATCAATTATTAGTTGCAGTAGTAAAATACATGATAATATCCTAAAACCTTAAAGATTTTGGAAAGATATAATGCCACGCAAATTGTAACATTATCATAGTTTGAAATGCAGCTAgctgagcagaagcagaagcaggTGGCAAGATGCTGGCTATCTGGTGGCCCAGCAGGCCTGTGTGATGTGGCAGGAGTGCAGCAGCTGCACCCCATGCTGCCCCACACCAGCACCTGGGCTACTATGGCAGCTTCCTTGTGGGGGCTGGAAAGTGTCGGGGCGGAGGGGAAAACcacctccttccttcctcagtGCTGTCAGGGGGTGAGGGCAGCTGCTGTGGAAGCTCACAAGCTGTGGGACACACAGCTGCAGGCAGTAGAGGCAGCTTCTCCTTCTGCCTGTGGGCCCCTGTGAGGGGCCAAAGCCACCCTGCAAATGCTCTGAGGAGCCCAAGGCCATGCTCACCTCAGTGCTACCCTGGGCGTTTCCATGCAAAAGCAGGGCTCCTATGCCAAAGCTACAGCTCCAGCCACGGAGGGGACTGCCTGGCTAATTTATAGTCCATGGTACAGCCCGGCCCCTTGAGGTGCTGCAGTGCGTACAACTATCCAGGTGAACACTGGCCCAGATGGGTGGTAAAATTCCAGATGGGAGAAAAACCCCATCTCAGTTATTCCTTTCTGCATAGATGATGCAAACCCCCAAGGAAGCCCTAGGGTATGACAGCAGCAAAAGTCCCCTAATTCCCTTGAGtgcagccagctcctgctgtgtTTCTTCACTGAATCCAGATGTGTTCAATCTTTAAATAgaacaagaaaaggagaagaattgGTAAAACCACCCTAGATACTGACTGCTGCCTGAGACTGCAGGCCGTGGTACACACAAAGATGATGACGCActgtccctgccccacagcatcCAGCACCAGGGTGCCTGTGTGGCCATAGCCCTGATGCCATCCCCACTCCCTGCCCATGGCATTCACTGCCCTGGGGCTCCTGGGGAAAGAGTGACAGGGAATAGAAGGGGCTCAGAGCTGCGCAGCTCGTGGGATTTACCATGTTGGCCTGAAATCAGCCCTGGTGCACCCAGGGCACCACAGGCAAGAGAGGGACACTTTGGTCATCCTGTCTCAGTGTCTGGCCACGTGAACCGTATCTGCTTCAGTCTTTTCAAGTGCCAAGTCAGGGAACGGGAGGCAGGGCTAGTACATGGCAGGAGTCTCACAGGGCCCACCTGAAGTACTCTGACCCAAGCCAGTCTCTGTCCTGGCTCTTGCTGGGGCATGAGGTCACGGGGGCCTTGAGCTCTTGTTTCTGGTTACTCTTTAGCTCTGGGGTGCACAGGTCTAGAGAGAGTAACAAAGGAAAAGTGAGGAAATTGTGGGCCACTGATGACCAGGGCagaggccctggtgacaaaggatacagaaaaagcagagatcCTGAATGCCCACTTTGCTGCAGTCTTTCCTTTGAAGACAGGCCCTCCCCAAATCCCAGGCCctggagagcagggagaaaacctggagaaaggaagactttctctTGGCGGAGGAGGATGTGCTTAGGGATCACTGAAGCAAACTGGACATATACAAGTCCATGTGACTGATAGGATGTGCTCAGGAATGCTGAGCTGGCCAATTTCATTGCTAAGCCACTCTCAATCCTCTTTGGAAGGTGCTGGAgatcaggagaggtgcctgaggcctggaAGAAAGTCAATGTGACTCCAGTTTTCAAAGAGGGTAAGAAGGAGGGTGCAGGGAAATACAGGCTGGGCAGCCTCACTTTGATTCCTGCAAAGCCATTGCCAAGCCTGTGAAGGCTAAGAAGGTGATCcagagtagtcagcatggatgaCGAAATGGGGGGGGGAAGCCATGCCTAACCAACGTGAGACCTTCTATGATGGGATGCCTGGCTGGTAGATGAGGGGAGCAGTGGAAGTTATCTTTCTTGACTTGAGTAAGGTTTTGGACTTTATCTCCTATAACATCCTCATGGGCGAGCTGAGGAAGAGTGAGTTATATGAGCAGACAATGAGGTGGCTTGAAAACTGGCTATCTGGAAGAGCTCAAAGGGTTGTGATGAGTGACACAGAGTCTAACTgaaggcctgtagctagcagtgtctCCCAGGGGTCCATACTGGGTTGACTATTGTTCATCTTTTTACTCAGTGACatggatgaaaggacagagtgcacccacagcaagtctgctgatgatccAAAACTGAGAGTTACTGGCTGATACCCCTTAGGGTTGTGTAGCTATTCTGAGGGAGCTCAACAATCTGGGGAGATGGGCAGGGGAAAACTCATGGAGCTGAATAAAGGGAAGTACAGAATTGCtcacctagggaggaataaccccatgccccaggagaggctgggggctgatctaCTGGAAAGCAGCCATGCAGATAAATACCTGGGAAgcctggtggacagcaagttgaccatgagccagcaaagtGTCCCtctggccaagaaggccaacagtatcatgggcagcaggtcaagggaggtgatcctgcccctctcctgaGCTCTGaggaggccacatctggagtgctgcgtgcagttctgggctccccagtacaagagagacgtggagctactggagtgagtccagcgtagggctacaaagatacTGAAGGGACGGGAGCATGtgtcatatgaggaaaggctgagagagctgggcctggtCAGTGTggaaaagactgagaggagaaTCTTTACCAATGAGTATAAATATATGAAGGGAGTGCGTAAAGAGCGTGGGGcagactctttccagtggtgcccAGGAACAGGATAAaaacaacaggcacaaactgaaacagagaaaattccATCCGGGATGAAGgcaaaacttctttcctgtgaaagtgacagagcactggaacaggttgcccataaaggttgtggagtcttcatctttggagatattccaAAGGCCTGGAGCAAATCCAGAGCAACGTAGGACAAAACTGAGGGTCACGGGAGACCAGCGGCAGTGCCCTTGACCTTTCTGGTCAAGGGGACTGCTCAAGGAAGGACTGGGGACAGCCCCTGGGCTACACTGCTTTGTGTGGGTGGAGTCACTGGTAAAGCTTCTTCTTTGTCATTGTCACATTTAACCTTCCCAGCATCTACCCGAGTGCAATGCAGCCAGCAGAGCACAAAGGACAGTCTCTGCTGATCACAAGAACAGTCTGCCTCGAGGCTCAGGAAATGAGCTGACATCTCAGGACGGCAGCCCATCTAAGCCAGCTCAAGCTCCAGTGAAAAGGGCacataaagaagaaagatgtgAGGAAGAGCTTTGACAAGGTCTCCCAGGCTGCTGTGCTTAGGGAAAGGGCTCAGGCGGAAGAGGAGCATCCAGTAGTGCATGAGGATCGGGAAAGGGCTGACTTGAGAAATCATTATGTTAGTCTGAAATGCAGCTGGCTGAGCAGAAGCACATGGCAAGATGCTGGCTTTTTAGTGGGTCCAGCAGACATGGGTGCTAGGGCAAGAGTGCAGCGGCTGCACCTCCCACTGCCCCACACTGTCACTTGGTCTGCCACAGCCACTTCCTtgcaggggctggtggagcGCAAAGGGGAAACCACTTTCTTCCTGCCTTGGTTCAGCTGCTGGAGGCAAGCACAGCTGCTGCGGGGGCTCACACGCTGTGGGGCACACacctgcaggcagctgggcagTACCTCCATCTGCTTGCAGGCCCCTGCAAGGAGCCTGGACCCCCTGCAAGTGCCCCAGGAGCCCGAGGCCAGGCTCACCTCAGTGCTGCCTTGGGAGTTTCCACGCACAAGCGGGGCTCCCATGCCGAAGCGATGGCCCTGGCATGGAGGAGATTGCATGGCTGATTTACAGTCTGGGCTCTgcaagaaagggagaaaagaactGTTCCAGCCAAAAACTAATTGTGGTTGCTGCATGCTGCCCTCTGTCCACTGGCCCTAGATGCCTCTGTCTCTATTAGCCATATCCCACTCCCCCACTCCCTCTATCAGTGGCTCCCACTGGCTCCTCTCCTGGGAGCTGTGCCCAGGTCCTCCACTCACGCTGCCCTGTGTACCCAGCTCCAGCAGCCCTTCATCCTCTTCCCGAGTAAGCAAGGCTCCACAATCAGAGAGTCTCATCTTTCTGCAGCTTAGTCAGATCTTCCCTTGGCCATTATGGAACAGGAGCTGGACTCACAGAAAACCTCCCTGGAGGGTCTAGGCATTGAGAGTGCTGTATAGCATCCTGGGGTGATGGCAGGAAGGAACAGAAGGACCACAGCACTGCAGGATTTCTGGGGCAGAATCCAGGGCCTTTATTTGGCATTACTAGACTAACAGAAATACTCACAGGTAAGTGCATGGtcaaaagggagagagaaaggtcCCTGGTACTAACTGTGGAATCAGAAACAATGACAGAAGCcatcagaaatgcaaaaatctcaGTGAATGAATGAAATACATAAGTATATAAACCTTGCGAGCTAGATCCAAAGCCCTTTTCTCCCCACTGGACTCTGTACTGCCTCAGCAGACTGATCAGAGAAAGTTGCCAGACTCATCTGCCCCCTCACCCATGGCCTCATCCCCTGCACAGAGTTGCTCTGCCTCAACCCCCCAGCAGATTCACACAGGACCACGTTCCAGGTCCCATCATACATGACCAGGGTCATCTTCCATCTTCTTCAGTGCCCCTTCTTCAGGGACACTTATCAGATCTCTACCACTAGCAAGCTAGTAATTGTTCCTGTTGTAAAAAGGCCCATGCATAAAAGAGGGAAATATCTTCCTGACCCTTCCTCCACCTCTACCCAACAGGACTCCCTGGTGAGAGGTCAGCTGGACCATAGGCCTTGGATGCAGACTTTCTTGCTCAAAAAAATACCCTATCTTCAGGTTGGGCTTTATTCTCTTGAGtgcagccagctcctgctgtgtTTCTTCATTGAATCCAGATGTGTTCAAtctttaaatagaaagaaaaagagaagaattggTAAAACCACCCTAGATACTGACTGCTGCCTGAGACTGCAGGCCGTGGTACACACAAAGATGATGACGCActgtccctgccccacagcatcCAGCACCAGGGTGCCTGTGTGGCCATAGCCCTGATGCCATCCCCACTCCCTGCCCATGGCATTCACTGCCCTGGGGCTCCTGGGGAAAGAGTGACAGGGAATAGAAGGGGCTCAGAGCTGCGCAGCTCGTGGGATTTACCATGTTGGCCTGAAATCAGCCCTGGTGCACCCAGGGCACCACAGGCAAGAGAGGGACACTTTGGTCATCCTGTCTCAGTGTCTGGCCACGTGAACCGTATCTGCTTCAGTCTTTTCAAGTGCCAAGTCAGGGAACGGGAGGCAGGGCTAGTACATGGCAGGAGTCTCACAGGGCCCACCTGAAGTACTCTGACCCAAGCCAGTCTCTGTCCTGGCTCTTGCTGGGGCATGAGGTCACGGGGGCCTTGAGCTCTTGTTTCTGGTTACTCTTTAGCTCTGGGGTGCATAGGTCTAGAGAGTGCAATTCTGTATTTGAGTCTTCTAGGAAAGCCCAGGGTCTCCTTGCTGTCCAAGCAAAAGGCATTGGACAGGCAGGGCCTGGGTGGCTCGTGGGTCTATGTGGCTGTGCCTGGTAAGAGTCACCCAGACTATGAAGCCCAATGTTGCAAGTGCAAGTGCTGGCTCCAGGCCGAGACAATTCTGGTCCAGCACAGATGGAAAAGTCCAGGTAGGTGCAATAATAATAGTGCTTTTCCTTGGGGTCCCATGGCAGGCTGGAGTAGAGAATGAACAGGGGAGCCCCATATCTCTTACCCCACTGTCTGCAACCGGCAGGCGGGGTGCTTCAGTAGCTGGCAGAGTTGCTGCACCCCACCATCTCCAAGCTCATTATCACTCAGATCCAGGCAGGTCAGGCTCTGGTTAatgaggagcagagcagccaaGTCCCCACAGCACGTGCCTGTGAGACGACAGCTCCCCAATCTGTGTGACCAAAGCAAAGACAACAGCAACTGGACTTTGGTGGCAGATTATCAAGATGGGAGCAATGCAGAAATGGCTGTGCAGGGAGAGAAATAGTATGGTTGGGGTCACCCACCTGTCCAGAGCAGCCACAagtgctgccttccctgccTTTTATCTGGCACATCCAGTTCTGGAGCAGAGAGGACAGAGTGCTTCAGGAGGAACCCCAGATTTACAGagtctcctctttctccccagaGTGCAACTGGGCTGGGCTGGCAGAGCTGACCATTTTAGTCATGCAAGGCCCTGCTTGTTCCATCGGATCTAGACACCCTTTTGCAGCCCTCTCAACTTCTGCAGTGTTaccttcctgctctgcaggaaggcaggcagaacagGCCAGGCTGTTGCTCTAGGAATCCTGAATCCTGCTGCTCCCATTCCCAAGCTGGCTCCCAGCACCCTGCTGAGAAGCACAGATCTTCCCCAAGATCCTGCTATGGCACAAGCCATGGCCACATGGGGCACTGCCATCCACAGTCAGTGTGGAAAATGCAAACTTGTGGACATGTGATGACTGagttgcatttttctctttagaggATCCACAGAGGAAAATATAAGATTCCTCAGTatttcaattctttctttttcttttggtccCAATCTTCACTGTAATAGGTCACTGGTCAGCTGGTCTCATGGGCACTGCCCAGCCCTGTGGCCCTTACCGCAGCATCTGCAGCTGGCAGGTGGGATGCTGGAGCCCTTCACACAGCAGTTGTACACCAGCATCTCTCAGCTCATCATTATAGGACAAATCCAACTCCATCAGGTGCTGGCTGgtgctgagcacagcagcaAGATCTTCACAGCAGGCACTGGTGAGATGGAAGTACCACAGCCTGCAGAAAAAATGTATGGAGAAGAACTTCAGGACTCATCATGTCTCTTCCAACTTGAGGTCCCACTGGCCAGCCCCATTCCTGGCTACCCAGCAACAGACAGGAGCAGAAGCTCTACACCATGCCACCCACAGGACCACCTTGCACCTCTGTGGGTGACATTCTCCACTGTCAGGAATTCCTGCCTTTAAGCTATTAGCCCTGGGCACGTCTGTGTGGGGAAAAGCTGACAACTGCAGGGGACAGCGCATCCCTAGAAAAGGGGACAAAGGGATCATCATGCCCTGGAAGGACTTTTCCTCATCCATCCCAAGTGTTCTGCTCCACCCTGAACTTTCTGGCCTTTGAATAACTGAAACTTCAGCGGCAGGAGATGCCAAAGGGCCACTGAGAAAAAGTCCCCAAGGAGGGGCCAGGGACAGCCTGATATCACTCACCGCAGGGCCCGCAGCCGGCAGGTGGGCTGCCGCAGCCCTTCACAGAGCAGCCGCACACAGCTGTCGCCCAGCTGGTTATCACCCAGCTCCAGCTGGTCCAGGCTGGGCTGTGTGGCCAGCAGCCTGGCGAGGTCCTCACAGCAGCCCTCTGCGAGGCCGCACCAGTGCAGCCTGCgaagagagcagcagaaaacaacCAGCTCATTACACCCACTCCCGTGACTGGGTCCGCGCACCTGCCCCACCTGCCTGATTAGCTTGGCTAATCAGAATGGAGGGATCAGCTTCACCACCCCTCCCCAGGGACCCGTCTCACCGGAGCGTCTTCACTTTGCTGCTTGTGTTCCTCAGCGCCTggcagaggaagaagataggGGACTGCTGCTCCTCCACCGGCCGTTGCTCCCTGCAAAGCATGGGGCCAGTATTCTCTCTGGTTCACCTGGcaggaggaagctgctgcagcccccctgCCAGAGTGGCGGGAGGAGACGTGGACGGCCTTTATCTGCCACCCAGCAAGTACGAGTTTGTGCAGGTCCCCCAATAGAGACTTCAGTGCATAAGCATCCCAAAGCAGGGCTCACTACCAGCTCCCAGAGTGTCTCCTCTGGAGGGACAACCACAGTTTTATAGTTAACGCTGCCAGCTTTGGAGACATAACAGGAGGGACTGTGTTCATTGAACCGTTACTGCTAGAGTTAATTTACTCTCCAACATAACAGCAAACCTCAGTGCATACTTAAAAGTTAAGTACACTTTAGGTTTGGGTGAGACCAGAGCGCAGAGCAGAGTCTCCCTGTGAGTGTGGCTCACTGCTGCTGGAGCCGCACTAGTCATGCCTGGCCCTGCTGCGCAGTATGGACAGGACCAAAGGGCTTGGGGAGAAgaggcagccccggccccggggcacCAGGCTCTTTTAGCCCTGAGCAAGGGGAGGCTGCACTGTAACACCTGGGAAGCTGAGCTGAAGATGCTATATCTCCTTTGATCCTCCTGGATGCAGCAGGCCAAGGAGCCTGTACAACCCTCATTCTCCTACAGTTCTCCTGGAGCCTAAGTAAAATCCTCTGCTGAGGATCCAAGTGTAACTGCTAGTGGAAAGAGTGGTTTGGACGAAAGGGAGCTAGGAGTgcaaatgcctttaaaatatcatttatgGTTGAGAATGCACATCATAGCACTAGTTCATTACAGTTTTAGCATggtaaatatttccattttcagctaCTAAAACAGAGGGGAGGGCCACACTTACCAATATAACCCTGGTGCGCAGCCTGCGACTACCTCTTCCTTGTAACCTTGCTGTTTGAAGGCACAGCCTTTAAAGGCCACCGAGTCCAGTCCATTCCACTGCTTGATACAGAATGAAAGAGCCATTTGATCATATTGTGTCAGCCTGATGTCATGCAAGTCTATCCCAGTGAAACAATTCAAGGCACGCTTCACAAAGTCTTCTTCATAAATCTCAAACAAACAGTGGAAAACAGCCAAATCCTTAACGTTCGTTGTCCCTTCACCTAGAGGTGAAATTCCTCTAGGCCTTGTCTGAATTGATCTTAGCATAGCTTCTTTAAATTTTGGTGAAAGTCTACACCCTATTCTTTGGTCCATGTATTCTATGGATTTTCCATTTACCAGACCAAACAAGAAACTTACTGTTAACATTAAATCCCTTCTAGATTCGCTATAGTTTTCAAGTAACATTTTTATGTGCTTCACCTGAGTCCCTGAGTTGTCTACTGTCTCCTTCTCATCCTCTAGGACATAAAACATTGCTGCGAAGAACTCCTGGAGGTGCAGGTGAATGAAGCTGTAGACATTCCCATGGTCTGtgcctttctttaaaatgttctcattgaggaagagggagagaaggtcTGGCTGATCTAAGCCACGCTTcttgatttccttttcctcaaaCAGCACCTTGTGCATCCACATCCCATCAGCAGCCAAGCAGCAAAGTTTGTGCAGGAACTGCTGCAGGTCCTGTTTGCTATCACCTGCTCTGCACTTCAGTAATCTGGAAAGGTAAAACACATACATTCTTGTGGTTGTTTTAGAGCTTGCCAtaagatttttgt carries:
- the LOC134140971 gene encoding NACHT, LRR and PYD domains-containing protein 3-like, whose amino-acid sequence is MAGENYAIDVLLKALQDLAPEDFLQFKNKLSYISYKERWNIPKNMLETGSNVYTLVNCMKEHYGEDVALEIAIGVFEEMNQRDLANKIQDEKVKEYKQKYRAHVIREFLQYKEVNACLGENLTVSSRYINLSIVIKPHTEREGEQEAIRVSQRHADTDNKQANAAVTVAQLFQPTEEGQVPRTTVLVGAAGMGKTMTMRKIMVEWAEGVLYRQFDYVFYLNCKEINPTKEVSAADLISKCCPHRSTPIGKILDSQKKVLFLIDGLDYLRFSLLQPVDDLSSDPREKKPLETILISLFKKIILPESSLLITTRPIALQNLGQCLEGECYAEILGFSEAARKQYFHRFFDTDNKADTAFRFVKGNKILFTMCLVPIMSWTVCTVLEQELHKNKNLMASSKTTTRMYVFYLSRLLKCRAGDSKQDLQQFLHKLCCLAADGMWMHKVLFEEKEIKKRGLDQPDLLSLFLNENILKKGTDHGNVYSFIHLHLQEFFAAMFYVLEDEKETVDNSGTQVKHIKMLLENYSESRRDLMLTVSFLFGLVNGKSIEYMDQRIGCRLSPKFKEAMLRSIQTRPRGISPLGEGTTNVKDLAVFHCLFEIYEEDFVKRALNCFTGIDLHDIRLTQYDQMALSFCIKQWNGLDSVAFKGCAFKQQGYKEEVVAGCAPGLYWEQRPVEEQQSPIFFLCQALRNTSSKVKTLRLHWCGLAEGCCEDLARLLATQPSLDQLELGDNQLGDSCVRLLCEGLRQPTCRLRALRLWYFHLTSACCEDLAAVLSTSQHLMELDLSYNDELRDAGVQLLCEGLQHPTCQLQMLRLGSCRLTGTCCGDLAALLLINQSLTCLDLSDNELGDGGVQQLCQLLKHPACRLQTVGLNTSGFNEETQQELAALKRIKPNLKIGYFFEQESLHPRPMVQLTSHQGVLLGRGGGRVRKIFPSFMHGPFYNRNNY